The following proteins are encoded in a genomic region of Magnolia sinica isolate HGM2019 chromosome 1, MsV1, whole genome shotgun sequence:
- the LOC131249261 gene encoding protein JINGUBANG-like produces the protein MEFYGKRTPWSIIDEEERSLQSPTRLSFKTNQQVFECDPQLSPTRLSSESIISLLPSFPSSPWTLSPLHPPPTPSLLYQCLTSLHRHDGNIFSIAISKGLVFTGSESNCVRIWKQSECIERDRIKTNSSHIRAILAYNNTIFTAHKDRRIRVWTISISPNHFRSKKIATLPRSKSFLSFPRVQSQQHKNIISCLAYYHAEGILYTGSWDKTVKTWSLSNKKCVDSFVAHDDCVNAIVVNQIDGCMFTSSSDGSIKIWRRVYGESSHTLTMTLGFQTSPVNALAMSNSQNSSFLYSGSSDGLVNYWEKEAMSGRYKHRGFLQGHRFAVLCLVSIERLVFSGSEDTTIRVWRREEGSGFHTCLTVIEGHRGPVKCMAACIEMEKMVMGFLVYSASLDRTVKVWRIKVFVGEKRVVVGEGEKKMEHEISPVLSPSWVKKKLQGFH, from the coding sequence atggaattCTATGGAAAGAGAACCCCCTGGAGTATCATTGATGAAGAAGAAAGGAGCCTACAATCTCCCACCCGACTCTCCTTCAAAACCAATCAACAAGTCTTTGAATGTGACCCCCAACTGAGCCCCACAAGGCTCTCTTCAGAGTCCATAATCTCTCTTTTGCCTTCATTCCCAAGCTCTCCATGGACACTCTCCCCTCTCCACCCACCACCCACTCCTTCTCTCCTCTACCAATGCCTCACCTCCCTCCACCGCCACGATGGAAACATCTTCTCCATTGCAATCTCCAAAGGCCTTGTCTTCACAGGCTCCGAAAGCAACTGCGTCCGCATCTGGAAGCAATCAGAGTGCATCGAGCGTGATCGCATTAAAACGAATTCAAGCCACATCCGGGCTATCTTAGCCTACAATAACACTATCTTCACTGCCCACAAGGATCGCCGTATCCGCGTATGGACTATTTCTATCTCCCCCAATCACTTCCGATCCAAGAAAATCGCCACTCTACCTAGAAGCAAGTCTTTCCTATCATTTCCAAGGGTGCAATCCCAACAACACAAGAACATCATCTCATGCCTTGCCTACTACCATGCGGAAGGAATACTCTACACTGGTTCTTGGGACAAAACAGTCAAAACGTGGAGCTTGTCTAACAAGAAATGCGTAGACTCCTTCGTGGCACACGACGACTGCGTTAACGCCATCGTCGTTAATCAAATTGACGGTTGCATGTTCACCTCCTCCTCAGATGGATCAATCAAGATATGGAGGAGAGTGTATGGAGAGAGTTCACACACACTTACAATGACACTAGGGTTCCAAACTTCTCCTGTCAATGCCTTAGCCATGAGCAATTCACAAAATTCCAGCTTTCTCTACTCAGGTTCCTCAGACGGGCTCGTTAATTACTGGGAAAAGGAGGCTATGTCAGGCCGATATAAACACAGAGGATTTCTTCAAGGCCACCGCTTCGCGGTTCTGTGCCTAGTGTCCATTGAGAGATTGGTGTTCAGCGGTTCGGAGGACACAACGATACGAgtctggagaagagaggaagggagcgGATTCCACACATGCCTTACTGTCATTGAAGGCCACCGTGGGCCTGTGAAATGCATGGCAGCTTGCATTgagatggagaagatggtgaTGGGGTTCTTGGTGTATAGTGCGAGCTTGGATAGAACAGTCAAGGTGTGGCGGATCAAGGTCTTTGTAGGTGAGAAAAGGGTAGTTGTAGGGGAAGGTGAGAAGAAGATGGAACATGAGATTAGTCCTGTGCTGTCACCTTCATGGGTAAAGAAGAAGCTACAAGGATTTCACTAA